The Phycisphaerae bacterium genome includes the window GTTCTTGCGTCCTTTGCTTTCCCACTCCAAACGGCCCACTCACGCCCCCACCGTTTTCATCGGCAGGCTTCACCGATCGCGTCCAGTCTAGTCCGGCCGGCGGCTGAGGCGGGCACCGTTCCAGTTCGGTTTGACTTGACGCGTGGGCGACCGGTCCATAGGATGTAGATGGACGTCGGCTGGAACACGTGGCGTGGATCTCAGCCGGTTCGCCGCGGAAGCGGCAGACAACTATAGCTAACTCCGAATGATCGGAGGGGTGGCCGAGTGGCTTAAGGCGGCGGTCTTGAAAACCGCTGTGAGGCCGAAACCTCACCGGGGGTTCGAATCCCTCCCCCTCCGTTCTCTCCCGTCAGGTACTTGTGTTTCCACGGAGAAAAAGACGGCGGGTGGACCCGCGGATCGACCGCAGAACCACCCGCCCTGTTCATTGCCGTTGTTACGAGCGGCTTTTACCGTTGGACGCGGGCGGATTCGCCTTTGGCGAGGGCTTCGACCTCGTCGAGTCGGGCCATGGTGACGTCGCCGGGGAAGGTGGTCAGGAGGGCGCCGTGGGCCCAGCCGAGTTGCAGGGCTTCCTGCGGTTCGCGGCCGGCGATCAGGCCGTAGATGAGGCCGGCGGCGAATCCGTCACCTCCTCCGATCCGGTCGATCACGTCGAGCTGGCAGGTCGGGCTGACATATCGTTTGCCGTTGAGCCAGAGGACGGCGGCCCAGTTGTGCCGATTGGCAGAGACGACCTCGCGGAGCGTGGTGGCGACCATTTTGACGTTGGGGAACTGCTCGACGACCCGCTCGATCATCTGGAAGAAGGTGTCGGGGTCGAGCTTGGATTTTCTGCCCGCCTCGGGGCCGGCGATTCCCAAGCCCTTCTGGAGGTCTTCCTCGTTGCCGATCAGGGCGTCGACCTTGCCGACGATGCGGCGGAGCACGTTGTGGGCGTTCTCGAGTCCGCCGATCGGGGCCCAGAGCTTAGCCCGGTAGTTCAGGTCGAACGAGTTGATCGCGCCTGAGGCCTTGGCAGC containing:
- a CDS encoding sugar kinase; this translates as MSALKIRQDACDLDFLSVGALVHRLDPGVIPFRKARSAEIHVSGGEYNVAANLSDCFGLRTGIATAMVDYPIGELIQGRVREMGVRPFYKHFKHDGVRGPNMATVYSDRGQGIRPPVVFYNRSNEAGSLLKPGDFDWPTIFKAGARWFHSGGIFAALSETTSELILEGMDAAKASGAINSFDLNYRAKLWAPIGGLENAHNVLRRIVGKVDALIGNEEDLQKGLGIAGPEAGRKSKLDPDTFFQMIERVVEQFPNVKMVATTLREVVSANRHNWAAVLWLNGKRYVSPTCQLDVIDRIGGGDGFAAGLIYGLIAGREPQEALQLGWAHGALLTTFPGDVTMARLDEVEALAKGESARVQR